The DNA region TCGCGAAACTTCTGCCCACGTCCGGTGTTGGTGGGAAGGTGGAGAACAAGACGCGTCCATTGGGCGTCGGTGAGATCAGAACTGTTCACGATGTGGGCGAGCCTACCTAAACAAAGCCTCTACACCCAATCCATCAGGCACGCTCTAGATGTCGAAGCAACCTGCTGGGAGCATGACGCCCCGCAGGGCCAACGCAGTGAAATCATTGAGATCGGCGTGTGCGAATTGAATCTTGAGACTGGCAAGCTGGGGAGACTATGACCGCAACAAGTTCATAATCGAGTGCGCCGAGGGCCAGATCGCTCACCCATTCGGCCCGGCCCACACCAACGCGAAGCAGGCGTCTAACGACGTGCAAGGCTTGAGAAAGCAACCGGGTATGGAGGCTGCCCTGAGAATTGGCAGACCCAAACTGGAGGGCCGCCACCACCGGGGAGTGGACGACGCGGCGAACATTGCCCGCCTGATCTCGCTGATGCCTGTGCAGATCAGCCGTGGCGATCACTGACCCAAGACAGCCCAAAGACAACCCTGACAGAGACCACTGCAAGGGATGACAGTGGCCTCTGTCTGCCCACGCGCCGGGAAAGGGAGAGGCCCGCACTGGCCCTACTTGGCCTTGGAGGACAGGCAGACAAGGGAAGGCACACAGATGCCAGAGCATCAGCAGGGAACGGCCAGTGCTCAAAAAAGGTGAGTAATCAGGTGCAACCCCCAGATCATCCCCGTCTCAGAACAAGCACCTCGCTAGAAAGGGCCGCAGCTTTGGAATGTTTGAATTGCAGCGTCTGCGAATCGGCAGCTCAACTGGAGAGGGATAGAACGGCAAGGTGCAGGCCCATTCAGCAGGCGAAGTCCGGCAGATCGTGGCACCAACCAGGGCCAACACAACACACCGGAGGCAGCTCAAAGTGCACTCAGAAGGTGGGTACGGTGTCACCAGCAGGCGCAAGCAGATGCGACTCGGGAGACGAGAAAGCAACAGCTCAGCGCGAACGCTTAGGGTTTCCAAATTGCCCAACACTCCACCCATCAACCACAGCGTCAAGGCATCTACACATCCGCAACGCTGGCAATCATCGCTCTCCATTTCACGCCAAACAGCCCAAATGCAACACCGTAAAACACCAGCAAGAGGCCAGTGACGTAAGGCGCAACAGCAGTCCAAGGAGCCGGAGACAACACCTTACCAGGGCCGCAAGCCAGAACAAAATGCAGTCGCCATCGCCAGTCAGAGGACGCAACTGTAGGTAATCAAGAGGCCGCTGAGCACAAGACAGTCCACCTCCAACCCACGCTGATCAGACCCAGAAGCAAGCCAGCTTGCAACAGAGACAGGCACCAGAAAGCGCAGGTCATCGTGTGCGACAACACCTGTAAGCATGGGCGCTTAGGGTTTCCTAACCACCTCTCCTCAACCACCCATCCACTCGTGTTCTCCCCACACCACACCCGCAGTCACATGCCCCGCTGGCATCAAACAAGCGCCAGTCATGCTACCGAACGGGGAGCGTCCAGTCATTCAAATGCACACGCCCAGGGTCCAACGTCAGCCCCGCACAGGTGAAGATCCCCGTCACTTCCCCCCTGGTGCAAGCCACACACCACCCCTTCTGACCGCCCCCCGTTCCCCGAAAATACGGAGCGCCAGTCTGCCAGAAGAACCTCTGAATGCCTTCCGAGTGTCTGCCGCAATGCCACCCGTTGCGCTCCGAGTCTGGTCATGTACAATGCCCGGACCACTGCCGCGAGTGGAAGGAAAGCAACTCCGAATCTCGCCTGCATGACCCTGCTGAATACACCTCAATGCCTGCCCCGCTGTGCTGTCCATTCCCATTTCGCGGGGTGGACGGTGCAGCCATGACCCGCAGGATGTCTCACCACCTGCCCCGGCCAATGCTGCCCAGGACAGACGACTTGCCGCCCTATTTTGCCCGTCCATTTCCCTTACCGTCCGGTCAATTAGTGTATAGAGGCTCTACCGAGGGAAAGAGCAAAAACAGGACAAACGAGTTAATCAGCACGAAATGCAGACCCCCTCCGCCGGAACCGCTCAGATGTTGAATGAGTTAATTAACTTCTATTAGCGTCTCAATGAGTTAATTAGATGCCCTTCCAGCCCCGCCAGCCCCCCGGTTCCACCCCCGTCTCCTGCCCCTCCAACGGCCCCGGCCAAGGCTTCCCCACACCCCCCCATTTGTGTTCGCACCCGGTCTCCAAAACCCGCGTGCCAACACCCGCCCCGCCCCCTGCGGACAGGCCCTAAGATGGACGGACCATATCCCCCCGGAGCCGTCGTACCTGACCTTCACCACCCTCAAAGTCATGGCCGCGCTGACCCTGCCCAGCCCGAACGCCCAAGGCCATTACGGCGGCAGCCTCAGCCGAATGAGTCAGGTGGGCCACGGCCAAGTGCTCACGCTCCTCAGTTGGCTCCGGGCACGCGGCTGGGCGACCGACACTGGCACAGAGCCAGGACCGGGGAAAGGCAGACGCAAGGACGTGCGCCTCACCGATGACGGACGCCGGTACTTCGAGCGTCACCGCGAACGCAGGTTCCCACCTTCGAGGGCCGCCACCCAACCGCACCCGAGAAGGCCCAGTGGGGCCCAGCCCTGCGACTGGGCTTGGCGGCGCGCGAGCGCTATCACGGACTGGGCGTGACCGACTACACCCAGTTGCTGGGCGAGGTCCGTCAGCAGACGCTGGAACGCCTGGCTCAGCAGGACGACGCGTGGCTCGCATGCGAGTTCACCCTGCTGGACGGAGCGCTGGTGAATCACCACTGGGCGTGGTTCCACGTCTTCGAGGACGAGCTCAGCCACCGTGGACAGATGCTGCTGATCCGCCGACACCTGTTGCCCCGGTCCTGACAGCGTGGAATGGCAATCCATCTCCAGCACGTCTGCAGGTATCAAATTCAACTGGGCCTGTCCTCCTTTCTCCCCGCCTCCGGATTAACCGCCGACGTCTTCATCCAGAGGCGCGACGCCGACCCGCACCAGCACGGGCGCGCCGCGCCCCACGCGTTTGTTCTCTTGGTGGTAGCTCTGCAGTTGTCCCATCAGGCGGATCAACGTCACCTGCGCTTCCCGCGTCTGTTCCGGCGTCAACCGGTACTCCGGGCTGCCCATCAGGAACGGCCCAGTCGGTCCCTGCCAGCCGGTGATCGCTCCGCGCAGCTCCGCGTCGGCGTAGCCCTCGTCGACCTGTGCCCGCTCGCCATCGAAATACACCCGCAGCCCCCATTCGCGGTCCGGGCTCTGTTCCTCCAGCGCCCTTTCAAAGGCCCGCACGAACGCCTCCCTGAACCGCGCGTCCTGACGCTCTGTGAACCGCTCTTCGAGGCGGGACGCGCTGATCGCCCGCGTCGCGTGAAAGGGGACGAAGTACGCATCGGACGCCGCCCGGTACCAGCGGACCGCGCGTCCCGCCCGCGGCTCCGCCCGTTCGATCCGCAGCAACCCGGCCGCCAGGAGGTTCGTGACGTCCCGGTGCACCACGCGGAGGTCCACGTCCAGTGTGCCTGCGGCCGCGGCGACCGTGCTGGCCTTCCCCTGGAAGCACCCGAGCACTCGACGAACCCTTGGATGTTCCAGCAGCCGGACGGCCTGCGGCTCAGTGATGGACGACATGCTACTCACAACATGAGCTTATCCCGTGACTAGAAGGCGGGCGAAGCTCAAAGACATGCCGAATCTCCAACCCCTCGCCCTGTATGGCCGTCTGCTCGCCCCCGCCACTGGCCAGGTGATCGAGCGCGGCGTGGTCCTGACCCACGAAGGGCAGATCGTCGACGTCGGTCCGGTGGAGGCCGTCAGCGTGCCCTTGGACGCGCGATCGGTCGCCTTGGGAGAGGCCACCATTCTGCCCGGGCTCATTGACCTGCACGTGCACGCCCGGCCTCACTACACCCCGTTGTCTCTAGAGGCGGGCGTCACCACCATTCGTGACGCGGCCGGCTCGCTGAACAACGTGACTGACCTGCGTGCTTCGCCGTCAGGTCCCAGGGTGTTCGCCGCAGGTCCCGCCCTTGATGCTCCAAGCAGCGTCTTCGGACAGTTCGGTCAGGGCGTGCTGGGCCGCGTCGGCGACCGTGATGCGGGGGCATGGGTGCTCGAGACGCCTTCAGACGCGGTCCGCGCAGTGGAGACCCTCGCCGACGCGGGCATGGACGTCGTAAAGCTGTATGAGCAGCTCGAGGTGGACGTGTACCGCGCCTCGGCCTGCCGGGCCGAGGCGCGTGGCCTGCCGGTGATGACGGACCTGGGCCTTCTCTGCACGCGAGGTCTGGACGGCGCGCAAGTGGACGCTCTTGACGCAATCCGGGCGGGCGTGCGGAGCATCGAGCATGCCAGTGGCTACGCGCTGGCGCTCACTCGGCTCGGCGGGGACCCCTACGCCGAGGTGCTGGACGCCAGGCTGGTGCGGCACCTCGCGCGCACCACCGTCAGCGCGGGCGTCGCCCTGGTTCCGACCCTGGTGACGCTCGCAGGCCTGGCGGGTGAACTCGGTCATCAGCGCTGGCCCAACGCCGGCTTTG from Deinococcus humi includes:
- a CDS encoding helix-turn-helix transcriptional regulator: MSSITEPQAVRLLEHPRVRRVLGCFQGKASTVAAAAGTLDVDLRVVHRDVTNLLAAGLLRIERAEPRAGRAVRWYRAASDAYFVPFHATRAISASRLEERFTERQDARFREAFVRAFERALEEQSPDREWGLRVYFDGERAQVDEGYADAELRGAITGWQGPTGPFLMGSPEYRLTPEQTREAQVTLIRLMGQLQSYHQENKRVGRGAPVLVRVGVAPLDEDVGG
- a CDS encoding amidohydrolase family protein, with the protein product MPNLQPLALYGRLLAPATGQVIERGVVLTHEGQIVDVGPVEAVSVPLDARSVALGEATILPGLIDLHVHARPHYTPLSLEAGVTTIRDAAGSLNNVTDLRASPSGPRVFAAGPALDAPSSVFGQFGQGVLGRVGDRDAGAWVLETPSDAVRAVETLADAGMDVVKLYEQLEVDVYRASACRAEARGLPVMTDLGLLCTRGLDGAQVDALDAIRAGVRSIEHASGYALALTRLGGDPYAEVLDARLVRHLARTTVSAGVALVPTLVTLAGLAGELGHQRWPNAGFANERARSFEPQWAPLRALPEGHRRSARADLRLARALVREMLDLGGCVVAGTDSPAAPDTLPGWALHAELDLLVGCGMTPLEAVRAATWAAARVLGGDDLGQLRRGAAADLLVVRGQPDRRLTDLRAVELVMQNGVLQPGQHFPTSTVDRTSPGDVLA